Genomic DNA from Candidatus Binatia bacterium:
CCCGCGTGAAGCAGGTGCGCGCGAAGAACTGCGCAGGGTCGCGATAGTCCTCCGGTGCAGTTCCGGCCACGACCTGCTCGAGGGCGATGGCGAACTCGTCCGGGTTGAACGAGCGGCCTTCGCGGACTTCCTTGCGCGGTGTCGCGACTTTGTACCAGGGCTCCATCGGTTCTCCTCGCTACGACAGGGGCCGCGAAATCCTTATGCGCCCGCCCCGCACGGTTATGATGGCCCGTGCTGCAATCTCTCGAGCATGGTCTCTGAGCACTCTGTTCATTAGCGTAATACGCCTCTGCGCGGGGACATCCGGCAGCCGCACCAGGCCGCAGTGTGACACTCCGCCTACGAAGATGAGTTCGCCGAAGTCCTTATCCATGGTGATGAGCACGCGGCCTTCAGCCGCCGACCATTCGAGGATTTCACGGTCGCCCGGATCTGGTCCACGCTCGCGCGACTCAACGACATCGTGGCCGCGTTGGCGCAGCCACTCGGCAAGACGATGTCCCGCGCAGCGGTCAACCAAGAACTTCACTTGCTTGCAACTCGCACTGCATCAAGAGAATCATGTGCGATGACCGCGTGCGCATATGCCAAGCATGCCTGAATATCGTCCGCCTCGAGATCCGGATAGTCTTCTAGTATCGACTCAACGGTCTCGCCTTGAGCCAGGAGGCTGAGGATCAGTTCAACGGATATCCGCATGCCGCGAATGATCGGCTTGCCCCCGAAGATCGAGGGACTTGCTGTGACGCGTCGAAGGAGATCTTGCTCCTTCGTGGTTCGTCGCTTCATTTCGAGTCCTCCTCAAGCGCTGTCGGTTGGGTAGCCAATGACTGCCTGGATATCTTCACGGGTCAGTCGTGGATAGGCGTCGAGCAGCGCGGCTTCGTTGGCCCCTTCACTCAGCTTGCGCAGAATCAGCTCCACCGGAATCCGTGTCCCGCGAATCACGGGCTTGCCCAGCATCACTCGGGGATTGATCTCGATTCGGTCTGTGATTGTCATCGTTCCCTCTGTGGTACGTCTGCATCATCGTGGCACGGCTAGCAACATCGCATCAAGGAGCCGCTTCTCCTCGCTCCCCTTCGGATAGAGCGCGGAGAAGGCGTTGGCGAGGCGCAGGAAGTCGGGGCCCCGCTCCTGTTCGGCCTTAAGGAGTGCGCGCAGCGCGTTGGTGCGGCCCCCGGCCTGGAGGAGCATGGCCGCATGGATGCGGTCGAGGGTCGTGGCCTCGCGGGCAGCGCCCAAACCCTCGTCCGACACCTCGGCGCCCCCTCGCTTCCTGTGGCCCCGGCCGCGCCCGCGGATCGTGGGGGCCACGCTG
This window encodes:
- a CDS encoding DUF5615 family PIN-like protein, translated to MKFLVDRCAGHRLAEWLRQRGHDVVESRERGPDPGDREILEWSAAEGRVLITMDKDFGELIFVGGVSHCGLVRLPDVPAQRRITLMNRVLRDHAREIAARAIITVRGGRIRISRPLS
- a CDS encoding DUF433 domain-containing protein; amino-acid sequence: MKRRTTKEQDLLRRVTASPSIFGGKPIIRGMRISVELILSLLAQGETVESILEDYPDLEADDIQACLAYAHAVIAHDSLDAVRVASK
- a CDS encoding DUF433 domain-containing protein, which produces MTITDRIEINPRVMLGKPVIRGTRIPVELILRKLSEGANEAALLDAYPRLTREDIQAVIGYPTDSA